The following coding sequences lie in one Maribacter forsetii DSM 18668 genomic window:
- a CDS encoding UDP-N-acetylmuramoyl-tripeptide--D-alanyl-D-alanine ligase, translating to MKIQDLHSAFLANPSISTDTRKIKENDIFFALKGDNFNGNTYAQKALDSGASLVIIDEKEYFIDQRTIIVDNVLTTLQQLANFHRKQSKVEIISLTGSNGKTTTKELINAVLSTTHKTIATIGNLNNHIGVPLTLLRIQQDTEIAIVEMGANHLKEIEFLCSIAEPDYGYITNFGKAHLEGFGGVEGVIKGKSELYDYLTTNKNSIFLNADDPIQLEKLAAYTKKYGFSTENSKYYNITLVEVQPFVTIKAEGSIIKSNLIGTYNFPNCCAAIIIGKFFNIELNKIKNAIESYTPDNNRSQIIDKSGHYIILDAYNANPSSMKVALENFGSLKKDQKVLILGDMFELGDSAMEEHQNIADLALDLNFEKVILVGENFNRTSTKSIKLKNFDDLNVYLKESKLKPKSSILIKGSRGMALERVLDVI from the coding sequence ATGAAAATTCAAGATTTACATTCTGCTTTCTTAGCAAACCCTTCAATAAGTACAGATACTAGAAAAATTAAAGAGAATGATATTTTCTTTGCATTGAAGGGAGATAATTTTAATGGTAACACTTATGCTCAAAAAGCTCTTGACAGTGGAGCAAGTTTGGTGATTATAGATGAGAAAGAATACTTCATTGACCAAAGAACAATTATCGTAGACAATGTTTTGACTACATTACAACAATTGGCCAATTTTCACAGAAAACAATCTAAAGTAGAAATCATTAGTCTTACAGGTAGCAATGGAAAAACAACTACCAAAGAGTTGATTAATGCTGTACTAAGTACCACCCATAAAACCATTGCCACTATAGGTAATTTAAACAATCATATAGGTGTACCGCTAACTTTACTAAGAATACAACAAGATACTGAGATTGCCATTGTAGAAATGGGTGCAAATCATCTTAAAGAAATTGAATTTTTATGCTCAATTGCAGAACCTGATTACGGATACATTACCAACTTTGGCAAAGCACATCTAGAAGGTTTTGGAGGTGTGGAAGGTGTTATAAAAGGTAAGAGCGAATTATATGATTATTTAACTACAAATAAAAATTCGATATTCCTAAATGCAGATGATCCCATACAATTAGAAAAACTCGCTGCCTACACCAAAAAATATGGCTTTAGTACTGAGAATTCCAAATATTATAATATTACGTTAGTAGAAGTCCAACCATTCGTTACTATAAAAGCTGAAGGGTCAATTATCAAATCTAACCTTATTGGTACATATAATTTCCCAAATTGCTGTGCTGCAATCATCATTGGAAAATTTTTTAATATTGAGTTGAACAAAATAAAAAATGCAATTGAAAGCTACACCCCAGATAATAACAGATCTCAGATAATAGACAAAAGCGGACATTACATAATTCTTGACGCTTATAATGCGAACCCTTCAAGTATGAAGGTGGCATTAGAGAACTTTGGTTCCTTAAAGAAGGATCAAAAAGTTTTAATTCTTGGAGACATGTTTGAATTGGGAGATTCCGCTATGGAAGAACATCAAAATATTGCCGATTTAGCTTTAGACCTAAATTTTGAAAAAGTAATATTAGTAGGTGAAAATTTTAATAGAACTAGTACGAAATCTATAAAGTTGAAAAACTTTGATGATTTGAATGTTTACCTGAAAGAGAGCAAATTAAAACCCAAATCAAGTATTCTGATCAAAGGCTCTAGAGGTATGGCATTAGAGCGTGTTCTAGATGTTATTTAA
- a CDS encoding RagB/SusD family nutrient uptake outer membrane protein, with protein MKHIKYIIFAVTVSVFVSCDTEEFLNPLPDTAVAVDGFFQSDADVLSGVYGIYDALQGVNSNTESNIGDFNRGVQFEHLLTEHRTDNTRNATLEGSKADFHRYVVNANNVESEDYYASMYEVVFRANNILDFIDVADEGNQARYTAEAKFLRTYAYFKLVRMFGAVPLVTSVVGPTDNEALFTRIPEAQVYDQIIADLEEAVTVLDNSSKSRASKAAAQGILAKVYLSLESPDYSAAQQLCESIINSGSFSLESNFHDVFYSELNDEIIFAVQYQTGNSSESQSFSSEFTSSTRAGSEDGQNIVNENLVLDFAAFGGNRTAESYITFGTSNEVIKFLPEGSDITTTPPSYGASARDAGNDYIALRYADVLLMHVEAIMAGGASTTSSAAIASFQAVRDRAGLPATVSTITKEDLLVERRVELAFENQRWFDLLRFGVAESVLSAHSAEMGYVFDARKLLLPIPAREINISGGLLTQNPGY; from the coding sequence ATGAAACATATAAAATATATAATTTTTGCCGTAACAGTATCCGTTTTTGTTTCCTGTGATACTGAGGAATTTTTAAATCCATTACCAGATACGGCAGTTGCTGTAGACGGTTTCTTTCAATCTGATGCAGACGTGTTGTCTGGTGTGTATGGAATTTACGATGCCTTACAAGGTGTAAATAGTAATACTGAATCTAATATTGGTGATTTCAATAGAGGCGTTCAATTTGAACATCTTTTAACTGAGCATCGTACAGATAATACGAGAAATGCAACACTTGAAGGTTCTAAAGCCGATTTTCATAGATATGTTGTTAATGCTAATAATGTAGAATCTGAAGATTACTATGCTTCTATGTATGAAGTTGTTTTCAGGGCTAACAATATCTTAGATTTTATTGATGTAGCAGATGAAGGCAATCAAGCAAGGTATACTGCAGAAGCTAAGTTTTTAAGAACGTATGCATACTTTAAGCTAGTTAGAATGTTCGGTGCAGTGCCATTGGTAACTTCAGTGGTAGGTCCTACCGATAACGAAGCGTTGTTTACTAGAATACCAGAAGCACAAGTTTATGATCAAATTATAGCCGATTTAGAAGAAGCTGTAACCGTTTTAGATAATTCATCTAAATCAAGAGCGTCAAAAGCTGCGGCTCAAGGAATTTTAGCCAAAGTTTATCTTTCTCTTGAATCTCCAGATTATAGTGCTGCACAGCAATTATGTGAGTCTATTATTAATAGTGGTAGTTTTAGTTTAGAAAGTAATTTTCATGATGTCTTTTATAGTGAATTGAATGATGAAATTATTTTTGCAGTGCAATATCAAACTGGTAATAGTTCGGAAAGTCAAAGTTTTTCGTCTGAATTTACTTCTTCAACTCGTGCGGGTTCAGAAGATGGTCAAAACATTGTAAATGAAAATTTAGTGTTGGACTTCGCTGCCTTTGGTGGTAATAGAACAGCTGAATCGTATATTACTTTTGGAACATCAAATGAAGTAATTAAATTTTTACCTGAAGGGTCAGATATTACAACTACACCACCTTCTTACGGTGCAAGTGCTAGAGATGCAGGTAACGATTATATAGCATTACGTTATGCAGATGTTCTTTTAATGCATGTTGAGGCAATTATGGCAGGCGGTGCATCAACTACAAGTTCTGCTGCGATAGCATCTTTTCAAGCGGTAAGAGATAGAGCTGGCTTACCGGCAACCGTTTCTACGATTACCAAAGAGGATTTGTTAGTTGAAAGAAGAGTAGAATTGGCTTTTGAGAATCAACGTTGGTTCGACTTACTTAGGTTCGGTGTAGCTGAATCTGTACTAAGTGCTCATTCTGCGGAGATGGGATATGTATTTGATGCAAGAAAATTATTATTGCCTATTCCAGCAAGAGAAATAAATATAAGCGGCGGACTTTTGACACAAAACCCGGGATATTAA
- the gldJ gene encoding gliding motility lipoprotein GldJ encodes MKKHLIKVVLSCTVLVGGFTVSSCSKSSSGKNTSRATGWKINAKEGGFQYNTDFKEQETAPGLVFVEGGTFTKGKVQDDVMHDWNNTPTAQHVQSFYMDETEVTNVMYLEYLDYLKSVYPPENPKYTNIYVGALPDTLVWRNRLGFNETMTNNYLRHPAYAEYPVVGVNWIQATQFAEWRTDRVNEVMLEREGYLSEDAKYQAATGEVQGTFSTEAYLNRPESVYNGQIDSLQGKMKKDSTAAFAKRSSGIIMPEYRLPTETEWEYAAQAQVGQREYNNYRGRKKYPWEGDYTRNGQRVGRGDQLANFKQGKGDYGGIAGWSDDGADITAQVMSYKPNDLGLYDMAGNVAEWVADVYRPIVDDEVSDFNYYRGNIYMKTAIGEDGKVNILRDSIVYDTLPNGKVVAVNLPGEIKMVPVDEEETYLRTNFSSSDNRGYRDGDAGSSRFYDRFNDGEEEDESKKMYNSPKHSVERDSLGNLVKGYDSSNNRTTLINDEVRVYKGGSWRDRAYWLDPAQRRYLPQYMATDYIGFRCAMSRVGSKSKTKNKTVRGKKAK; translated from the coding sequence ATGAAAAAACATTTAATAAAAGTTGTACTCTCATGCACGGTATTAGTAGGAGGTTTTACAGTAAGTAGCTGTTCTAAATCCTCATCTGGAAAAAATACGTCTAGAGCTACAGGTTGGAAGATAAATGCCAAGGAAGGTGGTTTTCAATACAATACCGACTTTAAAGAGCAAGAAACCGCTCCTGGATTGGTATTTGTTGAAGGTGGTACATTTACTAAAGGTAAAGTACAAGATGATGTAATGCATGATTGGAACAATACTCCGACTGCACAGCATGTTCAATCTTTTTATATGGATGAAACAGAGGTTACCAATGTAATGTATTTGGAATACCTAGATTATCTAAAAAGTGTTTATCCTCCAGAAAACCCAAAATACACTAATATTTATGTAGGTGCTTTACCAGATACTTTGGTTTGGAGAAACAGATTAGGCTTTAACGAAACTATGACCAACAACTACCTAAGACACCCAGCATACGCAGAGTATCCTGTAGTTGGCGTAAACTGGATTCAGGCTACTCAATTTGCAGAATGGAGAACTGACCGTGTAAACGAAGTTATGTTAGAAAGAGAAGGGTACTTATCTGAAGATGCTAAATATCAAGCAGCAACTGGAGAAGTTCAAGGTACTTTTAGTACTGAGGCTTATTTAAACAGACCGGAATCGGTTTATAATGGTCAAATTGACTCTCTACAAGGAAAAATGAAAAAAGATAGTACAGCTGCTTTCGCAAAAAGAAGCAGTGGTATCATCATGCCAGAATATAGATTACCTACTGAAACTGAGTGGGAATATGCTGCACAGGCGCAAGTTGGGCAAAGAGAATATAACAATTATAGAGGTAGAAAAAAATATCCTTGGGAAGGTGATTACACTCGTAATGGACAACGTGTTGGTAGAGGTGATCAATTAGCAAACTTCAAGCAAGGTAAGGGTGATTATGGCGGAATCGCAGGTTGGTCTGATGATGGCGCAGATATTACTGCTCAAGTTATGTCTTACAAGCCAAACGATTTAGGTCTTTACGATATGGCTGGTAACGTTGCCGAATGGGTAGCTGATGTTTACCGACCAATAGTTGACGATGAAGTAAGTGATTTCAACTATTACAGAGGTAATATTTACATGAAAACTGCAATCGGCGAAGATGGTAAAGTTAACATTCTTAGAGATTCTATAGTTTATGATACATTGCCAAACGGAAAAGTAGTTGCCGTAAACTTACCAGGTGAAATTAAAATGGTACCTGTTGATGAAGAAGAAACTTACTTGAGAACAAATTTCTCTTCTAGTGATAACAGAGGATATAGAGATGGCGACGCTGGTTCTTCAAGATTCTATGATAGATTCAACGATGGTGAAGAGGAAGATGAAAGCAAAAAAATGTATAACTCTCCTAAGCATTCAGTTGAAAGAGATTCATTAGGAAACCTTGTTAAAGGATATGACTCTTCAAACAATAGAACTACATTGATCAATGATGAAGTAAGAGTTTACAAAGGTGGATCTTGGAGAGATAGAGCTTACTGGTTAGATCCTGCACAAAGAAGATACTTGCCACAATATATGGCTACCGATTATATTGGTTTTAGATGTGCAATGTCTAGAGTCGGTTCTAAATCGAAAACAAAAAATAAAACAGTTAGAGGAAAGAAAGCTAAATAA
- a CDS encoding polysaccharide lyase family 7 protein, whose translation MITNNILRFCKPTLANYFFAFAMALAIVGCSNDAEMDEEEIVQEEEVVKEEEEVTPEPEEEVVVEEEQVEGVDFFLPNIDLSNWKVTLPIGSPDEVEPPEIIDYATDERLIPYMYNDSTDGSLVFYTTPGSSTANSSYSRTELREQMVPGSNSTNWTFTEGGRMKGTLSVPEITTDVGGDFHRTLVMQIHGRLTNEQRDLIGEDDNNAPPMLKIYWQKGKVRVLTKKLKDLNATDEEILHTDAWEDNEGHTFSEEIGTGTFSLEIIASEGRLEVILNETDSVVYEDIHMQKWSVFENYFKAGNYLQTLDAGAFARVKYYELEVAH comes from the coding sequence ATGATTACAAATAATATTTTACGTTTCTGTAAACCAACTTTAGCAAATTATTTTTTTGCTTTTGCAATGGCATTAGCCATTGTAGGTTGTAGTAATGATGCAGAAATGGATGAAGAGGAAATTGTTCAGGAAGAAGAAGTGGTCAAAGAAGAGGAAGAGGTAACTCCAGAACCAGAAGAGGAAGTGGTTGTTGAAGAAGAACAAGTAGAAGGGGTAGACTTTTTTTTACCGAATATTGATTTAAGTAATTGGAAAGTTACATTGCCCATTGGTAGTCCAGATGAGGTAGAGCCACCAGAGATTATAGATTATGCTACTGATGAAAGATTAATACCTTATATGTATAATGATTCTACGGATGGTTCCTTGGTGTTTTACACAACGCCTGGTTCGTCTACAGCTAATTCTTCCTATTCACGAACGGAATTAAGAGAACAAATGGTACCTGGTAGTAATAGTACAAATTGGACTTTTACGGAAGGTGGCCGTATGAAGGGTACATTGTCTGTGCCTGAAATCACTACAGATGTAGGTGGTGATTTTCATAGAACCTTGGTAATGCAAATTCATGGTAGGCTAACCAATGAGCAAAGAGATTTAATTGGAGAGGATGATAACAATGCTCCCCCAATGTTAAAAATATATTGGCAGAAAGGTAAGGTAAGGGTACTTACTAAAAAGCTAAAAGATCTTAATGCTACAGATGAAGAAATTTTGCATACTGATGCTTGGGAGGATAATGAAGGACATACATTTTCAGAGGAAATCGGTACAGGTACATTTAGTCTAGAGATTATAGCTTCAGAAGGTAGGTTGGAAGTTATTTTAAATGAAACTGATTCTGTGGTTTATGAAGATATTCATATGCAAAAGTGGAGTGTGTTTGAAAACTATTTTAAGGCGGGGAACTATTTGCAAACCCTAGATGCGGGTGCGTTCGCTAGAGTTAAGTATTATGAATTAGAAGTCGCGCATTAG
- a CDS encoding PKD domain-containing protein — protein MKIKQNIFRKTTLLLFSVVITSSFVGCVGSDTFRDDLPDSNSKADTIFPEANFDYTADQTDFTIINFTDLSTEASSYLWDFGGGETSTDRDPTFQFSGEGTFPVTLVSSDGNGVTSTVTLDVVVVDELVAAFQCPDFLCDPRTPWAGVDRGTTSSYSASSSPTPPEDNGAAKLSSSSNFLDQSIRVVSGATYEITFWYVSKTTGTSAGTLLIEDADTGDDFLLQEIPLTDQASSYVQTSFSFTTGDDTENMRFNIEYAGTECRFSKISIDRLN, from the coding sequence ATGAAAATTAAACAAAATATTTTCCGAAAAACAACTCTGTTACTCTTTAGTGTAGTAATTACAAGTTCTTTTGTTGGTTGTGTTGGTTCGGATACTTTTAGAGATGATTTGCCAGATTCTAATTCAAAGGCAGATACGATATTTCCTGAAGCTAATTTTGATTATACGGCGGATCAAACAGATTTTACCATAATAAATTTTACTGATCTTTCAACTGAAGCGTCTTCCTATTTATGGGATTTTGGTGGCGGTGAAACTTCTACAGATCGTGATCCTACATTTCAGTTTTCTGGTGAAGGTACATTTCCTGTTACTTTAGTTTCAAGTGATGGTAATGGTGTTACATCAACTGTTACATTAGATGTTGTGGTTGTAGATGAGTTGGTAGCGGCTTTTCAGTGTCCAGATTTCTTGTGTGATCCAAGAACACCTTGGGCCGGTGTAGATAGGGGAACTACTAGTTCTTACTCTGCAAGTTCTTCGCCAACACCACCAGAAGATAATGGTGCGGCTAAACTAAGTAGCAGTTCTAACTTTCTTGATCAAAGCATCCGTGTGGTTTCTGGTGCAACTTATGAGATAACGTTCTGGTATGTGAGTAAAACTACCGGTACTTCTGCAGGTACATTATTAATAGAAGATGCAGATACAGGAGATGATTTTCTTTTACAAGAAATTCCGTTAACTGATCAAGCTTCATCATACGTTCAAACATCATTCTCTTTTACAACTGGTGATGATACAGAGAACATGAGATTTAATATTGAATATGCAGGAACAGAATGTAGATTCTCTAAAATTAGTATTGATAGACTGAATTAG
- a CDS encoding Nramp family divalent metal transporter — protein MNKINNSAKKSIWKKILALVLAFGPGIFAIGYTIGTGSVTSMIVAGSTYGMQLLWVLLLSCIFSGLLMYAYGNFALVTGETALYAFKKHLKWGKLIAILIILGISFGQWNSLMGILGISANIIYEIFLIYFPSLVDAKYESVLIIAISVIILFYGLLLVGKYTFFEKILVIFVTIMGLSFIVSLFMVNPLPVEVIKGLIPTIPKVEGGQMMVAAFVGTTMAAATFLSRPLFVKGKGWTIKNRGQQKKDAVIAATLVFFISASVMAVACGALFHQGEPVTKVLDMVNTLEPVAGKFALTLFFFGTLSAGLSSIFPCLLIAPILLADYQSGELDTNSKQFRIITAIASLFALIVPIYGANPIQMQILSQVFNVFVLPLVILGIILLINNKKLMNEYKAGIWLNLGLFAALFFSCVISYNGIVALLDYF, from the coding sequence ATGAATAAAATAAATAACTCAGCCAAAAAATCGATTTGGAAAAAAATATTGGCTTTAGTATTGGCATTTGGTCCTGGTATCTTTGCTATTGGTTATACTATTGGTACGGGGAGTGTTACCTCAATGATTGTGGCAGGTAGTACTTATGGTATGCAACTTTTATGGGTGCTACTATTAAGTTGTATTTTTTCTGGTTTATTAATGTATGCTTATGGAAATTTTGCTTTAGTTACCGGCGAAACTGCTTTGTATGCTTTTAAGAAGCATTTAAAATGGGGTAAGTTGATTGCTATTCTAATAATTTTAGGTATTTCTTTTGGTCAATGGAATTCATTAATGGGTATTCTAGGTATTTCCGCAAATATTATTTATGAGATATTTTTAATTTATTTCCCTAGTCTGGTAGATGCCAAATATGAATCTGTTCTAATTATAGCAATATCTGTTATAATTTTATTTTATGGATTGCTATTAGTAGGTAAATACACTTTTTTTGAAAAGATTTTGGTCATTTTCGTAACAATAATGGGTCTTTCCTTTATTGTGTCGTTATTTATGGTAAACCCATTACCGGTTGAGGTAATTAAAGGGTTGATACCAACAATACCTAAGGTAGAAGGCGGACAAATGATGGTTGCAGCCTTTGTAGGTACCACTATGGCAGCAGCTACATTTCTTTCCAGACCACTTTTTGTAAAAGGAAAAGGATGGACAATTAAAAATCGTGGACAACAGAAAAAAGATGCTGTAATAGCAGCAACACTTGTATTTTTTATAAGCGCTTCTGTAATGGCTGTAGCCTGCGGTGCCTTATTTCATCAGGGAGAGCCAGTAACCAAAGTGTTGGATATGGTGAATACTTTAGAGCCTGTAGCAGGTAAATTTGCCCTTACACTTTTCTTTTTTGGTACATTAAGTGCAGGCTTGTCATCTATATTTCCGTGTTTATTGATCGCACCTATATTATTAGCAGATTATCAATCCGGAGAATTGGATACAAATTCAAAACAGTTTAGAATAATAACGGCAATAGCTTCATTGTTTGCATTGATTGTTCCAATATATGGGGCTAATCCTATTCAAATGCAAATACTGTCACAAGTCTTTAATGTGTTTGTTTTACCATTGGTGATTTTAGGGATTATCCTTCTCATCAACAACAAAAAATTAATGAACGAGTATAAGGCGGGTATATGGCTTAATTTAGGTCTGTTTGCTGCTCTTTTCTTTTCCTGTGTAATTTCTTATAATGGAATAGTGGCATTATTGGATTATTTTTAA
- a CDS encoding polysaccharide lyase family 7 protein, whose protein sequence is MQNTRKGILVFIVLLFLSVNATSQNQKSSVSESDVKLKKSKKRKKKVKLPEIDLSNWKVTIPEGSGKGGAISVAPPEILNYATNEVLKPYMYNDSTKGALTFYAYPTTATTANTKYSRSELREQMVPGNDNVNWTFKQGGTLKAKLSVDEVSRDKNGKYHKVIILQIHGRLTNDQKDLIKQKDNNAPPVLKIYWQNGKIRVKTKKLKYADVNALGILHEEAWTDDEGFNFEEEVGFGKFQIEVKVTDGKMVVSLNKTEYAVYDDYNMKRWGVFENYFKAGNYFQSRDEGSFAKVSFYELEVKH, encoded by the coding sequence ATGCAAAACACCCGAAAAGGAATATTGGTATTTATAGTATTGCTATTTCTATCTGTAAACGCTACTTCTCAAAATCAGAAAAGTAGCGTTTCAGAATCGGATGTAAAACTTAAAAAATCCAAAAAAAGAAAGAAGAAAGTTAAGCTACCGGAAATTGATTTAAGTAACTGGAAGGTTACAATACCAGAAGGTAGTGGTAAAGGAGGGGCAATAAGTGTAGCACCGCCAGAGATTTTGAATTATGCTACAAATGAGGTGCTGAAACCTTACATGTACAATGATTCTACAAAAGGAGCTCTCACTTTTTATGCGTATCCAACAACTGCAACAACTGCCAATACTAAATATTCTAGGTCAGAATTAAGAGAACAAATGGTTCCAGGAAATGACAATGTAAATTGGACATTTAAGCAAGGGGGCACTTTAAAGGCAAAACTATCAGTTGATGAGGTTTCAAGAGATAAGAATGGTAAGTATCATAAAGTAATCATTCTACAAATTCATGGTAGGTTGACTAATGATCAAAAAGATTTAATCAAGCAAAAAGACAATAATGCGCCGCCGGTATTAAAGATATATTGGCAGAATGGTAAAATTAGAGTCAAAACAAAAAAATTAAAATATGCAGATGTAAATGCTCTTGGCATATTGCATGAAGAAGCTTGGACAGATGATGAAGGATTCAATTTTGAAGAAGAAGTAGGTTTCGGTAAGTTTCAAATTGAAGTGAAAGTTACAGATGGTAAAATGGTGGTTTCGTTGAATAAAACAGAATACGCCGTTTATGACGATTATAACATGAAAAGATGGGGTGTTTTTGAAAATTACTTTAAAGCAGGTAATTATTTTCAAAGCAGAGATGAAGGTTCATTTGCCAAGGTCAGTTTTTACGAACTTGAAGTAAAGCATTAA
- a CDS encoding FadR/GntR family transcriptional regulator, producing MKLEILTRTENQEIHNEIIVQLRDLMNNKNLEPGDKLPSERMLSDKFGVSRSSVREAIQKLEFYGILISKPQSGTFVADIGQVAMNGMVNDILRLDEPDFKSLVETRILLELKTVRLAARRRTDDDLQLMKSALDAYREKVENGEDAVQEDLLFHLAIARASGNSTMNTFMLIITPEILTNFEKYHVCDKNMALRGIQEHQDVFDAIKKQDPQLAKAKMKVHFKNLYQFCYNI from the coding sequence ATGAAATTAGAAATCCTCACAAGGACTGAAAATCAAGAAATACATAATGAAATTATAGTTCAGCTTAGAGATTTAATGAATAATAAAAATCTTGAGCCTGGTGATAAATTACCGTCAGAAAGAATGCTCTCAGATAAATTTGGCGTTAGTAGAAGTAGTGTTAGGGAGGCTATTCAAAAATTAGAATTTTATGGTATTTTAATATCCAAGCCACAAAGTGGAACTTTTGTGGCAGATATTGGTCAGGTAGCCATGAACGGTATGGTAAATGATATTTTAAGGCTTGATGAACCAGATTTCAAATCTTTGGTAGAAACTAGGATTTTATTAGAACTTAAGACTGTAAGGTTAGCTGCCAGAAGAAGAACTGATGACGATTTGCAATTAATGAAAAGTGCTTTAGATGCCTATCGTGAAAAAGTAGAAAATGGTGAAGATGCTGTACAAGAAGATTTGTTATTTCATTTGGCAATAGCCAGAGCTAGCGGTAATAGTACAATGAATACCTTTATGTTAATTATTACGCCAGAAATATTGACCAATTTTGAAAAATATCACGTTTGTGATAAGAATATGGCATTAAGAGGAATTCAAGAACATCAAGATGTTTTTGATGCAATTAAAAAGCAAGATCCTCAATTGGCAAAGGCAAAAATGAAAGTACACTTTAAGAACCTATACCAGTTTTGTTACAATATTTAA